Proteins encoded within one genomic window of Apis mellifera strain DH4 linkage group LG1, Amel_HAv3.1, whole genome shotgun sequence:
- the LOC552128 gene encoding isocitrate dehydrogenase [NAD] subunit beta, mitochondrial — translation MALLARNICKVLSQNAQKGAVRSLHVGTVRLQESAIEQEGKVKCTLIPGDGVGPELVVSVQNVFKAANVPVEFEPYFLSEVNPTLSAPLEQVSNSIARNRVCLKGILATPDHSHTGELQTLNMKLRKSLDLYSNVVHVKSLPGVKCRHKNVDCIIIREQTEGEYSALEHESVKGVVECLKIVTATKSQRIAKFAFDYAVKHNRKKVTCVHKANIMKLGDGLFLKSCQEIAKMYPRITFETMIVDNCTMQMVSNPHQFDVMVLPNLYGNILDNLASGLVGGAGVVAGASYSPECVVFEPGARHTYSEAVGKNVANPTAMLLCAVKLLRHVNLKRYSEQIKDALNRVLNDGKVLTKDLGGQSSTTEFTTAVIHCLR, via the exons aatgctCAGAAAGGAGCTGTCAGGTCTTTACATGTTGGAACAGTACGTTTGCAAGAAtcg gcAATTGAACAAGAAGGAAAAGTAAAATGTACCCTTATACCAGGAGATGGTGTAGGACCAGAATTAGTTGTTTCTGTTCAAAATGTTTTCAAAGCTGCAAATGTACCTGTTGAATTTGAACCTTATTTTCTCTCAGAAGTAAATCCAACTTTAAGTGCACCACTTGAACAAGTATCTAATAGTATTGCAAGAAATCGAGTATGCTTAaag ggtATTTTGGCAACACCAGATCATTCTCATACTGGAGAGcttcaaactttaaatatgaaattacgtAAAAGTTTAGATTTGTATTCAAATGTTGTTCATGTAAAATCTTTACCTGGTGTTAAATGTCGTCATAAAAATGTAGATTGTATTATCATTAGAGAACAAACAGAAGGAGAATATTCTGCATTAGAGCATGAATCTGTAAAAGGTGTAgtagaatgtttaaaaatagtaaCTGCAACTAAAAGTCAAAGGATTGCAAAATTTGCATTTGATTATGCAGTAAAACATAATCGTAAAAAAGTCACTTGTGTTCACAAAGCCAATATCATGAAACTTGGTGAtggtctttttttaaaatcatgccAAGAAATTGCTAAAATGTATCCtag aattacATTTGAAACAATGATTGTAGACAATTGTACAATGCAAATGGTGTCCAATCCACATCAATTTGATGTAATGGTATTGCCAAATTTATATGGTAACATTTTGGACAATTTAGCATCTGGATTGGTTGGTGGTGCTGGTGTAGTTGCAGGTGCTAGTTATAGTCCTGAATGTGTTGTTTTTGAACCA ggTGCAAGGCATACATATTCAGAAGCTGTTGGTAAAAATGTTGCAAATCCTACTGCTATGCTTTTATGTGCAGTAAAACTTTTACGCCATGTGAATTTAAAACGTTATTCTGAACAAATTAAAGATGCATTAAATCGTGTTCTAAATGATGGAAAAGTATTAACAAAAGATTTAGGTGGTCAGAGTTCTACAACAGAATTTACAACTGCTGTAATACATTGTCTTCGTTAA
- the LOC552153 gene encoding vesicle transport protein SEC20 isoform X1 produces MDTGNHAIEFIHQDIVKNQLQVTALIQDIQQCTGPLELLNELNAEGRAKIAILKSSIDKLASIAERELSDKKRIELLAEVDVYKQQLNTSLAAFRKANVVSVCVIDKLAKEELLSMPEEQQSAIRRRHDKKSLANTSNQLSDKLLSISRHLAETTQKSADTLDTLIISSDKVTSTKDELEHQQQAIVQSGKLLGKYGRREVTDKALVALAFIFFLACVIYILQKRLF; encoded by the exons ATGGACACTGGAAATCATGCAATAGAATTTATTCACCaggatattgtaaaaaatcaaCTTCAAGTCACGGCTTTAAtacaa gataTTCAACAATGTACTGGTCCTTTAGAATTgcttaatgaattaaatgcaGAAGGCAGAGCAAAAAtagcaattttaaaatcatctaTAGATAAATTAGCATCCATAGCAGAGAGAGAACTTTCagacaaaaaaagaatagaattattagCTGAAGTAGATGTTTATAAACAACAACTTAATACTTCTTTAGCTGCATTTCGTAAAGCTAATGTTGTTAGTGTTTGTGTAATAGATAAACTTGCTAAAGAAGAATTGCTTTCTATGCCTGAAGAGCAACAATCTGCTATTCGTAGAAGACATGACAAGAAAAGTCTAGCAAATACATCAAATCAACTCTCTGATAAACTTTTAAGTATATCTAGACACTTAGCTGAAACAACTCAAAAAAGCGCAGATACATTAGATACATTAA tAATATCATCAGATAAAGTTACCAGTACTAAAGATGAATTAGAACATCAACAACAAGCTATAGTTCAATCTGGAAAACTTTTAGGTAAATATGGTAGAAGGGAAGTTACTGATAAAGCTTTAGTAGCATtggcatttatattttttcttgcctgtgttatttatatcttacaaaaaagactattttaa
- the LOC552153 gene encoding vesicle transport protein SEC20 isoform X2, whose amino-acid sequence MDTGNHAIEFIHQDIVKNQLQVTALIQDIQQCTGPLELLNELNAEGRAKIAILKSSIDKLASIAERELSDKKRIELLAEVDVYKQQLNTSLAAFRKANVVSVCVIDKLAKEELLSMPEEQQSAIRRRHDKKSLANTSNQLSDKLLSISRHLAETTQKSADTLDTLIISSDKVTSTKDELEHQQQAIVQSGKLLDIY is encoded by the exons ATGGACACTGGAAATCATGCAATAGAATTTATTCACCaggatattgtaaaaaatcaaCTTCAAGTCACGGCTTTAAtacaa gataTTCAACAATGTACTGGTCCTTTAGAATTgcttaatgaattaaatgcaGAAGGCAGAGCAAAAAtagcaattttaaaatcatctaTAGATAAATTAGCATCCATAGCAGAGAGAGAACTTTCagacaaaaaaagaatagaattattagCTGAAGTAGATGTTTATAAACAACAACTTAATACTTCTTTAGCTGCATTTCGTAAAGCTAATGTTGTTAGTGTTTGTGTAATAGATAAACTTGCTAAAGAAGAATTGCTTTCTATGCCTGAAGAGCAACAATCTGCTATTCGTAGAAGACATGACAAGAAAAGTCTAGCAAATACATCAAATCAACTCTCTGATAAACTTTTAAGTATATCTAGACACTTAGCTGAAACAACTCAAAAAAGCGCAGATACATTAGATACATTAA tAATATCATCAGATAAAGTTACCAGTACTAAAGATGAATTAGAACATCAACAACAAGCTATAGTTCAATCTGGAAAACTTTTAG atatttattaa
- the LOC726562 gene encoding phosphoinositide 3-kinase regulatory subunit 4 isoform X1 produces MGNQLVGIAPSQIFPVEHYLTDHSDLLFDVNLGSTRFFKVARARSQEGLIVIKVFAIHDPTLPLSTYKEKLEEIRSKLASAVNCLPFQRMILTEKSGSIMREYVKYSLYDRISTRPFLTSIEKKWITFQILYALHQAHKFGVCHGDIKLENIMITSWNWILLTDFASFKPTYLPEDNPADFSYFFDTSRRRTCYIAPERFVKTLSSELNNTLLLSEQELKTGDLHPMMDIFSAGCALTELYNEGHSPFDFSQLLAYRNNEYSVSKHLDTIEDSGIRELLASMLERNPANRKSAEIYLAQARGTVFPEYFYLFLQPYMLIFSAAPILSPDEKINRLKKDIGNIINILKAEENKKVKADIRNMEVKIDQFEKNIESTKNDSGHSEDNTIVEVDSDQSFDKTDMNQIDSKTVSIEDSKYEKQKDQRTEVKLIENQNQKMDLKNEKKALSSEPVEGLVIITQLVTSCIRGLHHSQSKLQSLEILLELAENTSDETILDRILPYIFHLVHDPAPRVRVSAIHTLTKCLHLVKSIPPSDVNIFPEYILPGLAHITQDEAVIVRTAYAENIAHLAHIALRYLENAHLSNLGNKEGPKPSYDSELQTLHEMVQQSVSMLLTDPQNLVKQTLIESGINKLCVFFGKQKANDILLSHIITFLNDKEDKELRGSFFECIVGVAAYVGWHSSPILMPLLQQGLADPEEFVTTKAINAMATLTELGLLHKSALYQLLYETMVFLVHPNLWIRHATVGFISAAARTLNLVDVQCKVQSMIQSYLKHPLIQIEKEILLLEALVSPIPRIVYDSVVKYNDIEELFQSLEQRQVARTKTLPGMVPQYSETNNSLRNLFRRLSSESMTEIVEDQLITMKPHLMKINKYRNSVDAKLSTIKSMEGKLELNTMKDKIRHHIIILYPDTKSDLGLPPFKRLDRRTSDSVGTYATMNQEWRTMFAAQDNIQHTVKMSDMTGSNGSPSQSLHGGDIHLSPQHSLSDMNSINDHSLHERSYIQYRCAPCRLEVRQLTYRKQEQHAAALRAQHWADNIAWQAGSRLLPNGWRPRGVPVAHLHEHRAAVNRLVSIPDTSLFASSSADGCIKIWDASKMEGRNIANRSRQTYMHRGGPLVGLAICDQGQSLASSASQSGTVFVLRIESNSSKMSVIGTRQLDLQEEGCAVDLQYLDSGSQSVLVYASLYGALVGWDLRCPGTTWRLENDLKHGVITSFCVNNYQQWLTLGTSSGVHTCWDLRFQLPITSIKHPTSARVRKVITHPTEHSWIISAVQGNNEISMWNLETDFRQMVLWASSAPPLSHSQGGHSVCAMYSGCIDRSGFLLAGGTDMRLRFWDLNAPNESYVALPAAVDVTPPNSLAYEQRLIDGTNVVQEVLAGGGPIPSSGGSNSIRTRNSEEGGQGPETPPSGHHDTISADKLVQKDKAFDPEKHKDQDLSFYKFLSIFLLLFFLVDVLIVDFYNLMVDKYSLVVCQKEFQTKELHIQ; encoded by the exons ATGGGAAATCAATTAGTTGGTATTGCACCTAGTCAAATATTTCCAGTAGAACATTATTTGACGGATCATagtgatttattattcgacGTAAA CTTAGGAAGTACTAGATTTTTTAAAGTGGCTCGTGCCAGAAGTCAAGAAGGTCTTATagtaattaaagtttttgcTATTCATGATCCAACACTTCCATTGTCTACTTATAAAGAAAAACTCGAAGAAATTAGATCTAAATTAGCATCTGCTGTAAATTGTCTACCTTTTCAAAGAATGAtt CTCACAGAAAAATCAGGATCAATAATGAGAGAATATGTGAAATATTCTCTTTATGATAGAATTAGTACCAGACCATTTTTAACAAGTATAGAAAAGAAGTGGATTacctttcaaattttatatgctTTACATCAAGCTCATAAG TTTGGAGTTTGCCATGGTGATATCAAACTAGAAAACATTATGATAACTAGTTGGAACTGGATTTTACTCACAGATTTTGCAAGTTTTAAACCAACTTATTTACCTGAAGATAATCCTGcagatttttcatatttttttgatacttCTAGGAGAAG AACATGTTATATAGCTCCAGAACGATTTGTGAAAACACTGTCttcagaattaaataatacattattattatcagaaCAAGAATTAAAGACAGGTGATTTACATCCAATGATGGATATTTTTTCTGCAGGCTGTGCATTAacagaattatataatgaaggACATTCACCATTtgatttttctcaattattag CATATAGAAACAATGAATATTCAGTGAGTAAGCATTTGGATACAATAGAAGATTCTGGAATACGCGAACTTCTTGCATCTATGCTAGAAAGAAATCCAGCAAATAGAAAAAGTGCTGAAATTTATCTAGCTCAAGCTCGTGGAACAGTATTtccagaatatttttatttatttctgcaACCATATATGCTTATTTTCTCTGCTGCCCCAATTTTATCTcctgatgaaaaaataaatagacttaaaaaagatattggcaatattattaatattttaaaagcagaagaaaataaaaaagtaaaagctgATATAAGAAATATGGAGGTTAAGATtgatcaatttgaaaaaaatatagaatcaaCTAAAAATGATTCTGGTCACAGTGAAGATAATACTATTGTAGAAGTTGATAGCGATCAAAGTTTTGACAAAACTGATATGAAtcaaattgattcaaaaaCTGTTTCAATAGAAGATtctaaatatgaaaaacaaaaagatcAGCGAACAgaagttaaattaattgaaaatcaaaatcaaaaaatggatttaaaaaatgagaagaaagCTTTATCTTCGGAACCTGTTGAAGGATTAGTTATCATTACTCAACTTGTTACTTCATGTATAAGAGGTTTGCATCATTCTCAATCTAAATTACAAAGTTTAGAAATATTACTTGAACTTGCTGAAAACACATCAGATGAAACAATATTGGATAGAATCTTGCCTTATAtt TTTCATTTAGTTCATGATCCTGCTCCAAGAGTACGGGTGTCAGCTATACATACTTTGACAAAATGTTTGCATCTTGTAAAATCAATTCCACCATCAGATGTTAACATTTTCCCAGAATACATTTTACCTGGTTTAGCACATATAACACAAGATGAAGCTGTAATTGTCAGAACTGCTTATGCAGAAAATATTGCACATTTAGCACATATTGCATTAAGATATTTAGAGAATGCTCATTTATCTAACTTAGGTAACAAAGAAGGTCCAAAACCAAGTTATGATAGTGAACTTCAAACTTTGCACGAAatg gtGCAACAATCTGTATCCATGTTATTAACAGATCCTCAGAATTTAGTAAAACAAACATTAATAGAAagtggaattaataaattatgtgtattttttggaaaacaaAAGGCTAATGATATTCTGCTTAGccatattattacttttttaaatgataaggAAGATAAAGAGTTAAGaggttctttttttgaatgtaTTGTTGGTGTAGCTGCTTATGTTGGCTGGCATAGTAGTCCTATTTTAATGCCTCTTCTTCAGCAAGGACTAGCAGATCCTGAAGAATTTGTAACAACAAAAGCTATTAATGCAATGGCAACTCTCACAGAATTAGGCCTCTTACATAAATCTGCTCtttatcaacttttatatGAAACTATGGTTTTTTTa gtACATCCAAACTTATGGATAAGACATGCAACTGTTGGGTTTATATCTGCAGCAGCACGAACACTTAATTTAGTAGATGTTCAATGCAAAGTTCAATCAATGAtacaatcatatttaaaacatcCATTAATtcagatagaaaaagaaattttgttattggAGGCTTTAGTATCTCCTATACCAAGAATTGTTTATGATTctgttgtaaaatataatgatatagaagaattatttcaaagtcTTGAACAGAGACAAGTTGCACGAACGAAAACATTGCCAGGAATGGTTCCACAATATAgtgaaacaaataattcattacgaaat CTTTTCAGACGCTTAAGTTCAGAATCAATGACTGAAATTGTTGAAGATcaattaataacaatgaagccacatttaatgaaaattaataagtatcGAAATTCGGTGGATGCGAAGCTGAGTACAATTAAATCAATGGaaggaaaattagaattaaatactaTGAAAGACAAGATAAgacatcatataataatattatatcctgATACAAAATCCGATTTAGGACTTCCACCATTTAAACGATTAGATCGTAGAACATCAGATAGTGTTGGCACATATGCAACAATGAATCAAGAATGGCGTACAATGTTTGCAGCTCAAGATAATAttcaa caTACTGTTAAAATGTCAGATATGACGGGAAGTAATGGAAGTCCTAGTCAAAGTTTACATGGAGGAGACATTCATTTATCACCACAACATAGTTTGTCCGATATGAATAGCATAAATGATCATTCTCTTCATGAACGTTCATATATTCAAT ATAGATGTGCACCTTGTAGATTGGAAGTAAGACAATTGACATACAGAAAACAAGAACAACATGCTGCTGCATTAAGAGCACAACATTGGGCTGATAATATTGCATGGCAAGCtg gttCAAGATTATTACCAAATGGATGGAGACCTCGAGGAGTACCAGTTGCACATCTTCATGAACATAGAGCTGCAGTAAATAGATTAGTTTCTATACCAGATACTAGTTTATTTGCTAGTAGTTCTGCAGATGGATGCATAAAAATATGGGATGCAAGTAAAATGGAAGGTCGAAACATTGCTAATCGCTCtag acAAACTTATATGCATAGAGGTGGTCCTTTGGTTGGTTTAGCTATATGTGATCAAGGACAATCATTAGCAAGTTCTGCTAGTCAATCAGGAACAGTATTTGTTTTACGAATCGAATCAAATTCTAGTAAAATGAGTGTTATTGGTACCAGACAATTAGATCTTCAg gaaGAAGGATGTGCAGttgatttacaatatttagatTCGGGTTCACAATCAGTTCTTGTATATGCATCATTATATGGTGCATTAGTAGGATGGGATTTAAGATGTCCTGGTACAACGTGGCGTTTAGAGAATGATTTAAAACACGGAGTAATTACTTCATTTTgcgtaaataattatcaacagTGGTTAACTCTTGGTACTAGTTCCGGAGTCCATACGTGCTGGGATTTACGATTTCAATTACCAATAACTAGTATTAAACATCCTACaa gtGCAAGAGTAAGAAAAGTAATTACTCATCCTACTGAACATTCATGGATTATTTCGGCTGTGCAAGGAAACAACGAAATTTCAATGTGGAATCTTGAAACTGATTTTCGACAAATGGTACTTTGGGCATCAAGTGCACCTCCTCTTAGTCATTCACAAGGTGGTCATAGTGTATGTGCAATGTATTCTGGATGTATTGATCGTTCAGGTTTTTTATTAGCTGGTGGTACTGATATGAGATTACGTTTTTGGGATTTAAATGCGCCCAATGAATCATATGTTGCATTGCCTGCCGCTGTTGATGTTACTCCTCCAAATTCATTAGCATATGA acAACGTTTAATTGATGGAACTAATGTAGTACAAGAAGTTTTAGCTGGAGGTGGTCCTATTCCATCATCTGGAGGAAGTAATAGCATTAGAACGAGAAATTCTGAAGAAGGTGGTCAAGGTCCAGAAACTCCGCCATCTGGACATCATGACACAATTTCTGCG gaCAAATTGGTACAGAAGGATAAGGCATTCGATCCGGAAAAGCATAAGGATCAGGATTTATCGTTCtacaaatttctttccatctttcttctcctctttttccttgTCGACGTTTTgattgttgatttttataacttaatggTTGATAAGTATAGTCTTGTTGTTTgccaaaaagaatttcaaaccAAGGAGCTGCATATCCAGTGa
- the LOC726562 gene encoding phosphoinositide 3-kinase regulatory subunit 4 isoform X2, with product MMDIFSAGCALTELYNEGHSPFDFSQLLAYRNNEYSVSKHLDTIEDSGIRELLASMLERNPANRKSAEIYLAQARGTVFPEYFYLFLQPYMLIFSAAPILSPDEKINRLKKDIGNIINILKAEENKKVKADIRNMEVKIDQFEKNIESTKNDSGHSEDNTIVEVDSDQSFDKTDMNQIDSKTVSIEDSKYEKQKDQRTEVKLIENQNQKMDLKNEKKALSSEPVEGLVIITQLVTSCIRGLHHSQSKLQSLEILLELAENTSDETILDRILPYIFHLVHDPAPRVRVSAIHTLTKCLHLVKSIPPSDVNIFPEYILPGLAHITQDEAVIVRTAYAENIAHLAHIALRYLENAHLSNLGNKEGPKPSYDSELQTLHEMVQQSVSMLLTDPQNLVKQTLIESGINKLCVFFGKQKANDILLSHIITFLNDKEDKELRGSFFECIVGVAAYVGWHSSPILMPLLQQGLADPEEFVTTKAINAMATLTELGLLHKSALYQLLYETMVFLVHPNLWIRHATVGFISAAARTLNLVDVQCKVQSMIQSYLKHPLIQIEKEILLLEALVSPIPRIVYDSVVKYNDIEELFQSLEQRQVARTKTLPGMVPQYSETNNSLRNLFRRLSSESMTEIVEDQLITMKPHLMKINKYRNSVDAKLSTIKSMEGKLELNTMKDKIRHHIIILYPDTKSDLGLPPFKRLDRRTSDSVGTYATMNQEWRTMFAAQDNIQHTVKMSDMTGSNGSPSQSLHGGDIHLSPQHSLSDMNSINDHSLHERSYIQYRCAPCRLEVRQLTYRKQEQHAAALRAQHWADNIAWQAGSRLLPNGWRPRGVPVAHLHEHRAAVNRLVSIPDTSLFASSSADGCIKIWDASKMEGRNIANRSRQTYMHRGGPLVGLAICDQGQSLASSASQSGTVFVLRIESNSSKMSVIGTRQLDLQEEGCAVDLQYLDSGSQSVLVYASLYGALVGWDLRCPGTTWRLENDLKHGVITSFCVNNYQQWLTLGTSSGVHTCWDLRFQLPITSIKHPTSARVRKVITHPTEHSWIISAVQGNNEISMWNLETDFRQMVLWASSAPPLSHSQGGHSVCAMYSGCIDRSGFLLAGGTDMRLRFWDLNAPNESYVALPAAVDVTPPNSLAYEQRLIDGTNVVQEVLAGGGPIPSSGGSNSIRTRNSEEGGQGPETPPSGHHDTISADKLVQKDKAFDPEKHKDQDLSFYKFLSIFLLLFFLVDVLIVDFYNLMVDKYSLVVCQKEFQTKELHIQ from the exons ATGATGGATATTTTTTCTGCAGGCTGTGCATTAacagaattatataatgaaggACATTCACCATTtgatttttctcaattattag CATATAGAAACAATGAATATTCAGTGAGTAAGCATTTGGATACAATAGAAGATTCTGGAATACGCGAACTTCTTGCATCTATGCTAGAAAGAAATCCAGCAAATAGAAAAAGTGCTGAAATTTATCTAGCTCAAGCTCGTGGAACAGTATTtccagaatatttttatttatttctgcaACCATATATGCTTATTTTCTCTGCTGCCCCAATTTTATCTcctgatgaaaaaataaatagacttaaaaaagatattggcaatattattaatattttaaaagcagaagaaaataaaaaagtaaaagctgATATAAGAAATATGGAGGTTAAGATtgatcaatttgaaaaaaatatagaatcaaCTAAAAATGATTCTGGTCACAGTGAAGATAATACTATTGTAGAAGTTGATAGCGATCAAAGTTTTGACAAAACTGATATGAAtcaaattgattcaaaaaCTGTTTCAATAGAAGATtctaaatatgaaaaacaaaaagatcAGCGAACAgaagttaaattaattgaaaatcaaaatcaaaaaatggatttaaaaaatgagaagaaagCTTTATCTTCGGAACCTGTTGAAGGATTAGTTATCATTACTCAACTTGTTACTTCATGTATAAGAGGTTTGCATCATTCTCAATCTAAATTACAAAGTTTAGAAATATTACTTGAACTTGCTGAAAACACATCAGATGAAACAATATTGGATAGAATCTTGCCTTATAtt TTTCATTTAGTTCATGATCCTGCTCCAAGAGTACGGGTGTCAGCTATACATACTTTGACAAAATGTTTGCATCTTGTAAAATCAATTCCACCATCAGATGTTAACATTTTCCCAGAATACATTTTACCTGGTTTAGCACATATAACACAAGATGAAGCTGTAATTGTCAGAACTGCTTATGCAGAAAATATTGCACATTTAGCACATATTGCATTAAGATATTTAGAGAATGCTCATTTATCTAACTTAGGTAACAAAGAAGGTCCAAAACCAAGTTATGATAGTGAACTTCAAACTTTGCACGAAatg gtGCAACAATCTGTATCCATGTTATTAACAGATCCTCAGAATTTAGTAAAACAAACATTAATAGAAagtggaattaataaattatgtgtattttttggaaaacaaAAGGCTAATGATATTCTGCTTAGccatattattacttttttaaatgataaggAAGATAAAGAGTTAAGaggttctttttttgaatgtaTTGTTGGTGTAGCTGCTTATGTTGGCTGGCATAGTAGTCCTATTTTAATGCCTCTTCTTCAGCAAGGACTAGCAGATCCTGAAGAATTTGTAACAACAAAAGCTATTAATGCAATGGCAACTCTCACAGAATTAGGCCTCTTACATAAATCTGCTCtttatcaacttttatatGAAACTATGGTTTTTTTa gtACATCCAAACTTATGGATAAGACATGCAACTGTTGGGTTTATATCTGCAGCAGCACGAACACTTAATTTAGTAGATGTTCAATGCAAAGTTCAATCAATGAtacaatcatatttaaaacatcCATTAATtcagatagaaaaagaaattttgttattggAGGCTTTAGTATCTCCTATACCAAGAATTGTTTATGATTctgttgtaaaatataatgatatagaagaattatttcaaagtcTTGAACAGAGACAAGTTGCACGAACGAAAACATTGCCAGGAATGGTTCCACAATATAgtgaaacaaataattcattacgaaat CTTTTCAGACGCTTAAGTTCAGAATCAATGACTGAAATTGTTGAAGATcaattaataacaatgaagccacatttaatgaaaattaataagtatcGAAATTCGGTGGATGCGAAGCTGAGTACAATTAAATCAATGGaaggaaaattagaattaaatactaTGAAAGACAAGATAAgacatcatataataatattatatcctgATACAAAATCCGATTTAGGACTTCCACCATTTAAACGATTAGATCGTAGAACATCAGATAGTGTTGGCACATATGCAACAATGAATCAAGAATGGCGTACAATGTTTGCAGCTCAAGATAATAttcaa caTACTGTTAAAATGTCAGATATGACGGGAAGTAATGGAAGTCCTAGTCAAAGTTTACATGGAGGAGACATTCATTTATCACCACAACATAGTTTGTCCGATATGAATAGCATAAATGATCATTCTCTTCATGAACGTTCATATATTCAAT ATAGATGTGCACCTTGTAGATTGGAAGTAAGACAATTGACATACAGAAAACAAGAACAACATGCTGCTGCATTAAGAGCACAACATTGGGCTGATAATATTGCATGGCAAGCtg gttCAAGATTATTACCAAATGGATGGAGACCTCGAGGAGTACCAGTTGCACATCTTCATGAACATAGAGCTGCAGTAAATAGATTAGTTTCTATACCAGATACTAGTTTATTTGCTAGTAGTTCTGCAGATGGATGCATAAAAATATGGGATGCAAGTAAAATGGAAGGTCGAAACATTGCTAATCGCTCtag acAAACTTATATGCATAGAGGTGGTCCTTTGGTTGGTTTAGCTATATGTGATCAAGGACAATCATTAGCAAGTTCTGCTAGTCAATCAGGAACAGTATTTGTTTTACGAATCGAATCAAATTCTAGTAAAATGAGTGTTATTGGTACCAGACAATTAGATCTTCAg gaaGAAGGATGTGCAGttgatttacaatatttagatTCGGGTTCACAATCAGTTCTTGTATATGCATCATTATATGGTGCATTAGTAGGATGGGATTTAAGATGTCCTGGTACAACGTGGCGTTTAGAGAATGATTTAAAACACGGAGTAATTACTTCATTTTgcgtaaataattatcaacagTGGTTAACTCTTGGTACTAGTTCCGGAGTCCATACGTGCTGGGATTTACGATTTCAATTACCAATAACTAGTATTAAACATCCTACaa gtGCAAGAGTAAGAAAAGTAATTACTCATCCTACTGAACATTCATGGATTATTTCGGCTGTGCAAGGAAACAACGAAATTTCAATGTGGAATCTTGAAACTGATTTTCGACAAATGGTACTTTGGGCATCAAGTGCACCTCCTCTTAGTCATTCACAAGGTGGTCATAGTGTATGTGCAATGTATTCTGGATGTATTGATCGTTCAGGTTTTTTATTAGCTGGTGGTACTGATATGAGATTACGTTTTTGGGATTTAAATGCGCCCAATGAATCATATGTTGCATTGCCTGCCGCTGTTGATGTTACTCCTCCAAATTCATTAGCATATGA acAACGTTTAATTGATGGAACTAATGTAGTACAAGAAGTTTTAGCTGGAGGTGGTCCTATTCCATCATCTGGAGGAAGTAATAGCATTAGAACGAGAAATTCTGAAGAAGGTGGTCAAGGTCCAGAAACTCCGCCATCTGGACATCATGACACAATTTCTGCG gaCAAATTGGTACAGAAGGATAAGGCATTCGATCCGGAAAAGCATAAGGATCAGGATTTATCGTTCtacaaatttctttccatctttcttctcctctttttccttgTCGACGTTTTgattgttgatttttataacttaatggTTGATAAGTATAGTCTTGTTGTTTgccaaaaagaatttcaaaccAAGGAGCTGCATATCCAGTGa